The genomic interval CCCAGAACCGTCACGTTCGACTCGTTCGGTTTGATGCGGTCGATGTCCTCTTCCATCTTCCCAGGTTTCCAACACACAATTGCATTTTCACATgactacaaaacaacaacaaccgaTTAGCACGAGGAAATAATAAAACACTTCGGCTTCTGGTGCTGCAGAAAGTACCTTTGAAAGAATCAAATCTCCGAGCCAGCGGACGCAGTCCACATAGTTCCTGTGAATGTCTCGTGTGGAAAAGTCTGGGAAGTGAATCTTCTGAGACACGAAAGGCCTGAGGACGCAGTAAGAGAGGAGCTGAAAGCACTGCTGAAGCAGAGGAAAGCGCTGGAGGAAGACGTCACTCACCGGTTGGTTTTGCTGGGGTTATACTCGTACGAACCGCGGATGGCTTTCTGCATCCTCTCAGAGCTGATCCTCCACAGCTTCAAGGAGTGATCCATCCCACACGACATGATCTTATCACCGAGCAGATCAAAGTCCTGAAAACACCACAGAAGCGTTTAGTGACACACAGGCTTGTGTTTCTGGACTCACAAACGGTTTAATCTTATTGTATTTAAAACAGGATTCCTTTAGATAAGATCTGACAATATCTGCTCAAACGTAGGCCTTTATATTGTTAGATGAGAAAGTGATGCGCAGGTCgggttttatgaaattatttgctGTGACGGGTCAGTCTCGTCGTGAGGAGCGCGGTCCGGAGCGATGTATGATCAGTTAAATTTAACTTTACTCAGAATATATGAACTTAGCTGTTTTgattactttatatttatatatgaactagcagttttaaatacagtatttttatatttcacataagTTTATCAGTaggtttgaaagtattttttttgatTAATGGTGATTCcagtctctctctcgcgcacctGCGCAGTTTGAAACACCAAACAGTTCTGCGAAGAGTCTCTCTCTAACATGATAATATCGAGTATCGTCGATCTGATCTGataaatgaccatatcgcccaacactacaaCATATATAGGTTTTGTTTTCAATGACCCGCCccacacataaataaaaagtgaCAATTTCTTCAAATCCGCAGGTTATGAgacgacccgcgcatcactgatgaGAAATAAAAgcacaagttttatttattttttgggttgTGTAGCCTATTATCATCAGTCTTCACAACACGATCACAGACAGTGAATTAATCTCATTCTTTTGTCTCTATacatcaatatatttttaaagatggaCGAACAATCAcctgatttttaaaatgttcaattacaTTTGGATTAAAAACACAGTTTGCGCTTGTCAATAGATTACGTTTCCAAAATGAGACTACAACAgcagaaattagattttttttttctctgattaatgaaatgaaatgattgaGGAAAAAGCATTGGACTGTATGTAGAAACGCTGCAGTGATTAGGATCATACTCCAGCTGACACTCACGGCGCTCAAGACCTCGTCACGATGGCCCTCGACGCCTCCGAAGATGGCCACCAGAGTATCTGTCTGAACGTTCCAGAGCCGCAGCGCGTGATCTGACAAACACACCCCAAACCATCAACAACCTGCTCTGAACACACCACATACTGACAGGTCTGCTCTCTTTACCTTTACTGACCGACAGCAAAAGGTTCGGGTCCCTCGGGTGAAATTTGAGCTCGTTGATCGCATTTCCATGACCCACATAATGCTGCAAACACACGAAGAAATCAGCGTAACCATGAAATCAGCGTAaagaaatcaaatgaaatcagcataaacaaagaaatcaaacgaaatcagtgtaaacaaagaaatcaaataaaatcagcGTAAACAAAGAAATCATCATAaagaaatcaaatgaaatcagcataAACAAAGAAATCAGCATAaagaaatcaaatgaaatcagcgtaaacaaagaaatcaaatgaaatcagcataAACACATGAAGAAATGAGTGTTAACTAGAGGTCGACTGATTGTGGATTTTGCTGATAGCGATAGCTAGGTTTGAGCACACTGGCCGATACAGATTAATTCACAGAATCCAagattttaaaatggatactgaacaaaaactaaaatagtgctttatttacacacacacaaaaaaaaaaaactgttctgaaCCATActtatagtagtagtaataaactaataataataataataataataacagtaatagtaaatgttaaaattaccaCACTCTAATAAGGCTctatgaaatcagttttttatttaacattttatttatttacaaattccGTTATTTAACTtacacattttcacatcaatttaataaGAGTTacacaaaaaatacatgattaaggccctatgaaatgttttttttttcctcaccatattatttttgttaccaaattctgttttagcatgtctaattatttgaacgcATAAAACAActtgattttttatttgattttttccccctcaaaaattttgtgtatttacatttttattgttttcaaatcaaggcatgaaacattaattttatttgtcttaattactgaaaattaagcaaactctTTTGGGGAAACAAAggggatttattattaaaatgaaaacatggaaaTGTTGTTTGattattactttaaaattaatGTCGGTTTAATTTTAGTAGTAACTTATTATGACGGGTTGCCGTGAATATCTTTACAGTTCTGTGCCCTACAATTATCCCGGCACAATGTTTACTCTCACACTTTAACTGCTTCTAATATTGagcacttaaagggggggtgaaacgctatttcatgcatactgagttttttacactgttaaagagttggattcccatgctaaacatggacaaagtttcaaaaattaagttgtacgtttgaaggagtatttttgttccaaaaaaacctcttccggtttgtcacaagtttgggaaagtttttttcgagtatggctctgtgtgacgttagatggagccgaatttccttatatgggtcctgaggcacttctgccggaagagcgcgctcccgtaaagcagagcactgagagcacaacagacttcactgatcagagcgagagcggcgcgaaatgtcacaaaagaagtgtgtttttggttgccaggacaagacaaccctgcacagattaccaaaagagaaacagcattaagggaccagtggatggagtttatttttacagagcatcaacggagttctgcaagtgtttgttccctgcatttcggattgcacatcgtttatttcttaaggataatgcaatcccaacgaaaaagggtcacgatcgtgtgttggaaccgcaggcggtgagtaaaactgcttcaaatatctctgtgttgttaacttagctatcggcgcgtaagcacatcaagtaaacaacatgcgatgttgtcatcaaactgcactttccacatgtacagcttgaaaaaaaaaaaagacgacataaagtggaacttagtcattttccaaaaccgctaagcaaatatatacagattcagtacataccacatagagacgcatttgctgatgctgctcttgttcagtttcagcctctggatctgtgtcacagcttccaaacgctctcaacgcaaaagcctactggcgctcgtgattctttagctccgcccacacgtcacgcctctaggcgctcgtgtttttccgggaaaaatcggtacagactatctttctcttataaatataataaaaataaagactttttggagttatgaaggatgcagtactactctataggtactcaagattaacaggagattgagtgaaaacaagcatttcaccccccctttaatgattgTCTAAACAATATAAATGAGCAGCGCTGCGTCTAGAGtatcacacacactcctgacGAATCACTTTCAACTCGAACAACGGTctaaaacagttaatttattcaCCAAACGGACATAAGTTTACTCCAAGAATGAACAATGAGGCACAGATAAGTTTGAAGTTCACGGTTTAAAAAAAACGGAGCAAACGGAAAGAGCGATCTATATCATAGCTCTATTaatgaagcatacagactttattagagccacagaaagaccaATGTTTCAATGAAAATGCTCAAAATACAATTCATTATGTAGATTAACAACGATTCGGGCGAATCTAATGTAATTTCAAGTAAAACGAATAGCACTCGAGGCGCAGCGGCATATTCTGTCTGAAGTTTCTCGCTCTGCGTCTAAACACAGCACGTGCTGTCAGTGATTCAGCCACTAGaggacgctctcgctctgaaTAATGAAAACAGAGCCTTCTCAGCCGCTCCGGCAACAGACGCAACCTGGGAAACTATGAgcatggatttttgccgataacTGATggttccagcaatcaactatcggtgccgattaatcatcagaaccgatacatcggtcgacctctagtgtTAACACAGTTAGAGGAGCAGCAGATGCAGGTCAGTCTGTTTCCAGCAATACTCCACGTGGGGCCGAGCGTCTGGACTCACTTTGACGCACTGCATGGTGATGTGGTTGATGATGCGGATGATGCCACGAGATCCGGCCACGGCTAGCAGCGGGTGACTGGTGCTCGTGTCAAAGGTCCAAGCGCAAGTGTAGAAGTTTTCATCAGCCTAGACAGCGCAGGAATCAAGGGAATAACAAAATACACTGGCACAAATCTACAGAATAACCTCAGACACTTCAAGATAAAACCCAGCCGTCTGATGATTTTATTCTGTGTCTGAAAGGATACATCAGCATCTACATACGACTGCAGCAGACGGATCTCTCCTTGAGAGTGACACTCATAGAGAGTGACCTGCAGGAACAAGACACACCCAACATGAGGGATCTGCagagacacgtgtgtgtgtgtgtgtgtgtgtgagtgagtgagtgagtgagagagagagagagagtgtctgtgtgtgcgcgcgtgagagagacagggagtgtgtgtgagagagtgtgtgagagagagagagaggggcagtgtgtgtgtgagagagtgagaaagagagagaggcagtgtgtgtgagagagagagagagagagagtgtgtgtgagagagtgtgagtgtgtgtgtgagagagtgagaaagagagagaggcagtgtgtgtgtgtgtgtgtgtgtgtgtgtgtgtatgtgcttgtgTGAGTGTGCAAGTGAGGGAgcgagtgagtgtgagagagagacagggagggagtgtgtgtgtgtgtgtgtgagagtgagtgtgaaagtaagtgagtgagtgagtgtgagagtgagtgagtgagcgagtgtgtgcgagagagagagatagagagtgtgtgtgtgtgtgtgtgtttgtgagtgagtgagtgaatgtgagtgagcgagtgagtgtgtgagtgagtttgttcgggtgagtgtgtctgagagagagagagggagtgtgtgagtcagtgagtgagtgtgtgagtgagcgagtgagtgtgtgtttgtgtgtgtgtcactcactCTGTTGCTGCCGACGGTTGCGAACACCAGGGGGTCTCCTTCTTTGCTGTTCCAGTTGAACTGCACTCCAAACAGCGGCTGTCCGTGATCCTCCTGCACGACACACACATCACCGTCAGAGTGCCCTCACTAGTACACACTACAGAAGCACTACAGGCTTACTTACCCTCAGACTGTTGACACACTTGAAGGAATATTTGCACTTCTTGGACTTCCACTTGCCTTTGCCCCAGCTCTTTCTGCCCGGAGCATTGGCCGTGTTCGTGGGAGTGTCGGGCCGCTCGGGGTTCGTGCCGCTTTCAACGCTGACCGCATCATCCTGAGAACATCAGACGTCTGATTAATCACGGAATCAATCTGATTAATCACGGAATCAGCATCAGACGTCTGATTAcgtttacatttagcagatgctttaaccAAAGCGACTTTCAAATATGGACAAAAGAAGCAATCTAAACcaacaaaagagaaatgataTGTAAAGTGCTAgcgtttttatataaataaagataaacagtcgtggcctagtgggtagagagtttgactcctaaccctagggttgtgggttcgaatctctgGCTGGTAATACTACGactgaggagcccttgagcaaggcatcgaacccccaactgctccctgggtgccacagcataaattatgcccactgctccgggtgtgtgtgtgtgtacactttggattAGGGTTAattgcagagcacgaattctgagtatggatcaccatacttggctgaatgtcacttcacttaaaaaaaatgataaagcaggattaaaatagaataaacagtgctagagttagagcccacttcctcaaatcttaccctggaggtcccatgcactgcagagtttagctccaaccctgatcaaagtcacctgtctgtgattttctaatgatgcCAAAGACATTAAAGTTTCGCTCGAAGATCTTCGTCAGACACGGTGTGACCAAGACGTTACTAACtttaaattttctaaataaaGAGAGAATAACAGTTCAGACCTTTTATTGTACTATTTGTTCAATTCTTCTTAAATCTTGCTCTTGACTAAGATGCTTTGGATCTGCGTTATGAGAAGCTAATGCattcacacacataaaaaaactcTTCACAGAAACCGATCATATGATCATTAGTGTCGGTGTTCTTCAACATCATCGCCATCAACATAAATACATGAAACCACTGAAGACGTCCGATTTGAAAAACACagtcacacgtgtgtgtgtgtgtgtgtgataatatgAAGAGTAACGTTATATGAAATGTGAATTAAATCACACTAACGTTAACCCGGAGGAGTTTAGCGCTGAAGAGAAACACGCGACAAGAGACAAAGAGAAACTTCACTGACGagcagctgcacaaacacacacattaaacatatTCAGAGCATAATTGACCTACATTGTCGTCTCCTGACAGATCAGGGTTGCTGTTTTCATCACTGCTTAATTTCTGCTTTTTGTTATTCGGCATCTCGTTTCCCGCCTCAGCATGAGATTCAGACATCTTCCTGCAGCAGCAATGCCACACTGCCGGAAAGCAGAGCATTGGCGCTCATGCCACACTGCtgcaaaacagcgcgacagctgCGGTTACACTGAGCGACTGCAGAGGGAGACTGTTCACACGCGCTGGCTACAGTTAAACCCGAACTAGAGCAGAATTGAAGTTATCGAGAAAATAGAAgcgttattttactgtatatggtTTAAAAAGGTGTGGTAACAGTCATCGgcctttaatgtttttgttgttgttgttgttgttttaagacAGAGAGCAACGTcttgtttatttaactgcatTTCAATCAAATCGCACTGAAGGCTAATAACCGAGGTTTATCTTTGGAAAAGACTTTCAGATGTGAGTTTAaagattattcatatttaatgaagGTTCAGCTGTGGATAACTCAATGCTCTAGATTAGATGAACAGCCTCAAATGTGGAAACTAGACCTTTGACTTCCATCAGTATCTGTGTTTGTTCTTTGTAATTAAAGACAAACACCAGAGTAACTGATCAGTCATTAGTCAGATATGCATCATAAACACATTGACTATTTTACACagactttatttactttatttgtaactaaTGTTAATCCTGAAGCTCCTTGATAAACCCATTTCATTCAGCATGAATCACTAAATTATACATTTCCTACCAATTAGTGTCTTTAGCAACATCCTGCTGTATAAACACGTTATTATTCCATCTGTATGGCAAGCCCAAAGGGTCAGAATTATGCTATACCCTAATCGCATTTGCATCCAAACGCCGTCAAATGCGGCGTTTTAAACCGTATTTGCACTGCAAGATATGCTGTTGATGCGTCAATGATGCCTTTTCTTACGGCGTCTTAGTGTGCATGAAAAATGCCATTTTTGTTGCTCAGAGCACACGTCATTTAAGGCGATTTGCTAATAGTATAATGAGCCACGTCCACTGATTCCCGCAGCCAGTACGTTTGAACGGGTTTCCC from Carassius auratus strain Wakin chromosome 26, ASM336829v1, whole genome shotgun sequence carries:
- the LOC113044661 gene encoding polycomb protein eed; its protein translation is MLCFPAVWHCCCRKMSESHAEAGNEMPNNKKQKLSSDENSNPDLSGDDNDDAVSVESGTNPERPDTPTNTANAPGRKSWGKGKWKSKKCKYSFKCVNSLREDHGQPLFGVQFNWNSKEGDPLVFATVGSNRVTLYECHSQGEIRLLQSYVDADADENFYTCAWTFDTSTSHPLLAVAGSRGIIRIINHITMQCVKHYVGHGNAINELKFHPRDPNLLLSVSKDHALRLWNVQTDTLVAIFGGVEGHRDEVLSADFDLLGDKIMSCGMDHSLKLWRISSERMQKAIRGSYEYNPSKTNRPFVSQKIHFPDFSTRDIHRNYVDCVRWLGDLILSKSCENAIVCWKPGKMEEDIDRIKPNESNVTVLGRFDYSQCDIWYMRFSMDFWQKMLALGNQVGKLYVWDLEVEDPHKAKCTTLTLPKCTSAIRQTSFSRDSSILIAVCDDASIWRWDRLR